From the Chryseobacterium fluminis genome, the window AACGGAATCGACCGTTTTCGCGAAAGAGTTATTTTTCCGATTCACAGTTTTTCGGGCAGGGTCTTGGGATTTGGAGCAAGAATTCTAAGGAATAATATAAAGACTGCCAAATATCTGAATTCTCCGGAAACAGAGATTTATCACAAATCCAACGTTCTTTATGGATTAAACCAGAGTAAGCAGGCAATTTCCAGAAAAAATATCTGTCTGTTGGTGGAAGGTTATATGGATGTCATTTCCCTTCACATGTCCGGAATCGAAAACGTCGTGGCGAGTTCAGGGACCTCCCTCACTACCGAACAGATCAAGCTTATCAAAAGACTTACTGAAAATGTAACCATCCTTTTTGACGGAGATAATGCAGGGATCAAAGCCAGTTTCCGAAGTATTGATATGTTATTGGCAGAGGGAATGAACATTCGGGTGATGCTGTTCCCGGATGGTGATGACCCTGATTCTTTCGCCAGAAAACATCCGCAGGATTATGTAGAAAAATTCATTGAAAATGAAGCAATGGATTTTATCGATTTTAAAGCAGAAATTCTCCTTAAAGAGGTCGGAAATGATCCGATAAAAAAGGCTGAAGCAATAAGGGATATTGTAAAATCTGTTGGCTTTGTGCAAAATGCTCTGAAGAAAGAGGTGTACTTAAAAGAAGTCTCAAATAAATTCGGACTCTCTGAGCAGAGTCTCTTTAATGAGCTGGAAGTTCAGAAACAGATAACCCAAAACCAGAATCAGCATACCCATCAGCAGAAAGAAAATAATAAACCGGCCAAATTAGAAATTGTTCCGAATGCACCCGAACTGCAGATCGATTCTGTACAGTTCAATATTCTTCACCAGGAAAATAAACTGATCGATACCATGCTGATGTTCGGCGATATGGTTCTGCAAAGAAAAAATGACAATAATGAAGCGTACGAAATCACTGTCATTGAGGAAATTCTCCACCATTTCGAAGACGAACAGTATGAATTTCAGGTAGAAACCAATAAAAAAATTATTCATGATATTAAAGAAGGAATAGAAAACGACGAGCTGCGTGCCGGAAATTTTTTTATTACTTTGATGGATCAGGATATAACGTCGAAAGTGGCCGATGCACTTATGATTCCTGATGAACTCAGCAACTGGGCCAGCCGGAATATTTATCCGCCGATCCTGGGTGATCATATCGATGAAGAAGTAGAGTCTAATATTCTGATCCATAAGTATTATTACGTTCATTTTATGATTAAACAGGTGACGGCAGAGCTTGAAGAATACCGTGATACGAATCCCGAAAAATATTTTGAATCGATTAAGAAAATAATGATGCTGAATCAGTTTTCTATACAACTGATCGAAAAACTGGGCTGGTCACCTGTGACAAAAAGTCCTATAAAATTTTAGGAATAAAAGTTGTAATTTAAACTTTGTAAAAATTAAATAATACACAACAGAAATATGGACATAAAAAAAGAATTCAGAGATTTCTCTGTAAAGCATTTAGGAAATAGCGGTTTAGCAACCGATCAGTATATGGGAATGTATGGTCCGACAAATCTCACCCCGTACATCATGGAAGAAAGAAGGTTGAACGTTGCTCAAATGGATGTTTTTTCCCGTTTGATGATGGACCGGATTATTTTTCTGGGAACAGGAATCGATGACCAGGTAGCTAATATTGTAACAGCACAGCTTTTATTTTTAGAAAGCGCCGATCCTTCAAAAGACATTCAGATCTATATCAACTCTCCGGGCGGAAGTGTGTATGCAGGGTTGGGAATTTATGATACCATGCAGATTATTAAGCCGGATGTAGCAACCATCTGTACCGGTATTGCTGCCTCAATGGGTGCTGTATTGCTTGTAGCCGGAGAAAAAGGAAAACGTTCCGCGCTTAAGCATTCCAGAGTAATGATTCACCAGCCTTCAGGAGGAGCGCAGGGAGTGGCTTCGGATATGGAAATCAATTTAAGAGAAATGCTGAAGCTTAAAAAGGAGTTGTATGACATTATTTCTGAACATTCAGGGCAGACCTACGAATGGGTAGAGAAAGCATCGGACAGAGATTACTGGATGACTTCCACTGAAGCTAAAGATTTCGGGATGGTAGATGAAGTACTTCAGAGATCGGTAAAAGACAAAAAATAAGATCTCTTAAAAGATAAATAATTGAAACGTGCCAGTTTTGGCGCGTTTTTTTGTTGGCAATGGTCGACAAACTTCTTGTCTTGTCGCTTTCTGACTGCTATTTCCGTCAGATGCCGGAATTTTAATTTATTAAAAATCAGCCTCGTGGCTGCTGTTTTTCCGAATTATTTTAAAATTAATATTCTATTTAAGATCAGTTTATATTCAATATCTACTTTCGCAGCCATATAAGTGAATATGAAAAAAATCTTATTACCGATACTTGCTTTCATGGCTCTGACTGCCTGTAATAATGATGATAATATAAATAATCAGGAGATTAGTTATTCTAAGCTTCCTCAGGAATTTCCTTTTTCTACCTTAATAACTCTGAACGGAGTAAATGTCATTAATGGAGGATTTGGTTCCGGGGCTACTGCGCATCCTACTCAAAAGGAGGAATTTTATGCCATCACCGATCGCGGTCCTAACGTAGCCTACCAGAATGGAATTAAAATTCTTGTTCCGGATTTTACCCCGACGATTCTGCATTTTAAGATCAATACTGAAGGAAATATTGAGGTTATCAGATTTATTAAGCTTAAAAACCCTTCCGGTCAGCCAATCACCGGTCTTCCGAATCCTGCAGGAATGGGAAGTACGGGAGAAACAGCATATGCAGCAGACGGAACCATCTTAGGAACCGATAATTACGGACTGGACAGTGAGAGTATTGTGGCGGCTGCAGACGGAACTTTTTGGGTTTCTGATGAATATGGTCCACACATTGTGCATTACAGTGCCGATGGAGTTGAACTGGAAAGAATAAGCCCGATCGGAGTAAATACAGGAGCAAGAAAGCTGCCTGCTGTTTTTGCAAAGAGAAGGCCAAACCGTGGAATGGAAGGCATGTGTATGACGCCAGACGGAAAAATGCTTGTGGGAACGATGCAGTCGA encodes:
- the dnaG gene encoding DNA primase, with the translated sequence MISKQTIDKIFSTIRVEEIVGEYVQLKRAGSNFKGLSPFHEEKSPSFVVSPSKQIWKDFSTGKGGTAISFLMEIENFTYPEALRHAAKKYGIEIEEDQREFSEEARNAQSEKELLYKIHEIANDYFQNFLWEAEEGRSIGLSYFKERELRDDIIKKFQLGYAPEKKNAFTEFAFDKGYSKEILEKSGLSIFPENAPNGIDRFRERVIFPIHSFSGRVLGFGARILRNNIKTAKYLNSPETEIYHKSNVLYGLNQSKQAISRKNICLLVEGYMDVISLHMSGIENVVASSGTSLTTEQIKLIKRLTENVTILFDGDNAGIKASFRSIDMLLAEGMNIRVMLFPDGDDPDSFARKHPQDYVEKFIENEAMDFIDFKAEILLKEVGNDPIKKAEAIRDIVKSVGFVQNALKKEVYLKEVSNKFGLSEQSLFNELEVQKQITQNQNQHTHQQKENNKPAKLEIVPNAPELQIDSVQFNILHQENKLIDTMLMFGDMVLQRKNDNNEAYEITVIEEILHHFEDEQYEFQVETNKKIIHDIKEGIENDELRAGNFFITLMDQDITSKVADALMIPDELSNWASRNIYPPILGDHIDEEVESNILIHKYYYVHFMIKQVTAELEEYRDTNPEKYFESIKKIMMLNQFSIQLIEKLGWSPVTKSPIKF
- the clpP gene encoding ATP-dependent Clp endopeptidase proteolytic subunit ClpP, coding for MDIKKEFRDFSVKHLGNSGLATDQYMGMYGPTNLTPYIMEERRLNVAQMDVFSRLMMDRIIFLGTGIDDQVANIVTAQLLFLESADPSKDIQIYINSPGGSVYAGLGIYDTMQIIKPDVATICTGIAASMGAVLLVAGEKGKRSALKHSRVMIHQPSGGAQGVASDMEINLREMLKLKKELYDIISEHSGQTYEWVEKASDRDYWMTSTEAKDFGMVDEVLQRSVKDKK
- a CDS encoding esterase-like activity of phytase family protein, which encodes MKKILLPILAFMALTACNNDDNINNQEISYSKLPQEFPFSTLITLNGVNVINGGFGSGATAHPTQKEEFYAITDRGPNVAYQNGIKILVPDFTPTILHFKINTEGNIEVIRFIKLKNPSGQPITGLPNPAGMGSTGETAYAADGTILGTDNYGLDSESIVAAADGTFWVSDEYGPHIVHYSADGVELERISPIGVNTGARKLPAVFAKRRPNRGMEGMCMTPDGKMLVGTMQSTMYVPTKALATNTTLTRIVTFDLVTGQTKQYLYKQDGGASDSVCDITPVSNTEFLVIERDGTFGSLGGLKKVYRISLSGASDISGSDLSAVDGLKINGKTFEQSTWNEITAAGYKPVTKTLAVDLVAKLGYEHDKFEGIVYLGNNKLAVFNDDDFGVADDGNGNPKTKILPKTGKQDKGTMYVVDIQ